In Astyanax mexicanus isolate ESR-SI-001 chromosome 17, AstMex3_surface, whole genome shotgun sequence, a single window of DNA contains:
- the aurka gene encoding aurora kinase A, whose product MDTAARIRSSKDLAVRKADSEKGLSDGPKRIPVTQSCHKPVPTPSHTHVLGVSQGPQRVQRPKSQNKPAVNVPSVKTLTSADQNIRPTQPQPAPAPQAQPKQLQQQSQPKPTANVKPVNAAAAEPSKPDKPSQKPASGIAIQSSSKMPWSLENFDIGRALGKGKFGSVYLARERQTKFILALKVLFKKQLEKAGVEHQLRREVEIQSHLRHPNILRLYGYFHDSARVYLILEFAPKGELYGELQRCGMFDDQRSATYIMELADALHYCHSKKVIHRDIKPENLLLGANGELKIADFGWSVHTPSSRRSTLCGTLDYLPPEMIEGKTHDEKVDLWSLGVLCYEFLVGRPPFETKSHEETYRKISRVEFTYPAHVSEGSRNLINGLLKHNPMHRLPIQGVLTHYWVVENSTKKPTSFTPDAAPGQ is encoded by the exons ATGGACACTGCTGCCAGAATCAGATCCTCTAAAGACCTGGCCGTTCGAAAGGCAGACAGTGAAAAG GGTTTAAGTGATGGACCAAAGCGGATTCCTGTAACTCAGAGCTGCCATAAACCAGTGCCTACTCCAAGTCACACACATGTTCTTGGGGTGTCACAGGGGCCACAGCGTGTGCAGCGGCCAAAAAGTCAGAATAAACCAGCGGTCAACGTGCCTTCTGTGAAAACTCTGACTAGTGCAGATCAAAACATACGCCCAACTCAGCCTCAGCCAGCCCCTGCACCTCAAGCTCAGCCAAAACAACTACAGCAGCAGAGCCAGCCAAAACCCACAGCTAACGTTAAACCTgtcaatgctgctgctgctgaacctagCAAACCAGACAAGCCTAGCC AAAAGCCTGCTAGTGGAATTGCCATTCAGTCCAGTTCAAa GATGCCATGGAGCTTGGAGAACTTTGATATTGGCAGGGCACTGGGGAAGGGCAAATTTGGGAGTGTGTACCTCGCCAGGGAGCGACAAACCAAATTCATCCTTGCCCTGAAGGTGCTGTTTAAAAAGCAGCTGGAAAAGGCCGGTGTGGAGCACCAACTGCGGAGAGAAGTGGAGATCCAGTCTCATTTAAG GCATCCCAACATCCTGCGTTTGTATGGCTACTTCCATGACTCTGCACGTGTATATCTCATACTGGAGTTTGCTCCCAAAGGAGAATTGTATGGAGAGCTGCAACGCTGTGGGATGTTTGATGACCAGCGCAGTGCCACA TATATAATGGAGCTGGCTGATGCGCTGCACTATTGCCATTCAAAGAAAGTGATCCACAGAGACATTAAACCAGAGAATCTATTACTGGGGGCCAACGGAGAGCTAAAGATTGCTGATTTTGGGTGGTCGGTCCACACACCTTCTTCCAG GAGGTCGACTTTGTGTGGCACCCTGGACTACCTTCCTCCAGAGATGATCGAGGGAAAGACTCATGATGAGAAAGTGGATCTCTGGAGTTTAGGGGTGCTCTGCTATGAGTTTCTGGTTGGACGTCCACCCTTTGAAACTAAGAGCCATGAGGAAACCTATCGTAAGATCTCCAGA GTCGAGTTTACCTATCCGGCCCATGTAAGCGAAGGAAGCAGAAATTTGATCAATGGGCTTTTGAAACACAACCCCATGCACAGGCTTCCCATCCAAGGAGTCCTGACTCACTACTGGGTTGTGGAAAACTCCACCAAAAAGCCCACTAGTTTCACACCAGATGCCGCACCCGGACAGTGA